The genomic segment tgtgtgtgtgtgtcagcctttgatgagggaggtggtggagaatAAAGTGGAGATCACAAAGCAGGAGGCTCGGGAGCTGCTGGAGCGCTGCCTCAAAGTTCTTTACTACAGAGACGCTCGCTCCTACAACAGAGTAAGTTCACTTGAATACGTATataatacataaaaacaatcagcggctgtatataaagatgatcactgactgtatataaagatgatcagtgactgtatataaagaccatcactgactgtatataaagaccatcactgactgtatataaagaccatcagtgactgtatataaagatgatcagtgactgtatataaagaccatcactgactgtatataaagacgatcactgactgtatataaagatgatcactgactgtatataaagatgatcactgactgtatataaagaccatcactgactgtatataaagaccatcagtgactgtatataaagacgatcactgactgtatataaagaccatcactgactgtatataaagatgatcactgactgtatataaagacgatcactgactgtatatcaagaccatcagtgactgtatataaagaccatcagtgactgtatataaagaccatcactgactgtatataaagaccatcactgactgtatataaagaccatcactgactgtatataaagaccatcagtgactgtatataaagaccatcactgactgtatataaagacgatcactgactgtatatcaagaccatcagtgactgtatataaagaccatcagtgactgtatataaagaccatcactgactgtatataaagaccatcactgactgtatataaagacgatcactgactgtatataaagatgatcactgactgtatataaagaccatcactgactgtatataaagaccatcactgactgtatataaagaccatcaatAACTGCTGTTATTGAATGTGATAGATAATTTTTCAAGATAAAAGTTAATTTGTTCTGTTAATTTCAGCATGAGATCGCCATAGTAACAGAAGGAGGCGTGGAGATTATTGGTCCTCTGTCGTCTGAAACCAACTGGGACATTGCTCACCTGGTCAGGTAGGTTCACAGGAGGAGGCTGTTTAatcctttatttaaaaatacaaatgtttccTATTACttataaatgtgattaaattgatattttttacagtagtttgggtttttttcacttttatattgtacattaaaacatttgtgtttctcGGGTGTTGGAAAAATGTATACATTATATCGCTTAgaataatttgtttttacaatttaatttaatatatatttccCTACTATTAAAACTGTCAGGATGTTAAGTCATGAAATAActctaataaataaaaaataaatcattccgATGATAAATGGTTGTCACAGTCTGAATATCAAACGTCTGTTTCTCCACAGTGGGTTTGAATGAAGACGAGAAGCAACTGATGAAGACCagatttttctctgctctctgtcccaCCTGAAGTTTTGTGATGTTGGTTGTCTCTTTtgtataatggaaaataaatgtcataaatctaaatgtgcttttcttgttttactTCTGAACACATAAATGTGATCACAGCTTGAAGCATTCAAACTGTGCACATCACACCATATCCTATATGATCTACAGATATATTATTCTATATTATATACattggaaaatatatttatttaaaagtttgaTCGTGTTGGATCTCTCGAAACAGTTACAATATATTAACAATAAAGAcaagtgaaaaaagttgatATTCCCCGAGAGATTCAAGATAAAGTAGAAATGTGACCAAATGTATAAGAAAAGAACTTGGTCTAATAATCCATGTGTTAGTACTGCGAGTCTGTCATTGAATCACATGTAACATGTTTAATTCATGGTTACATGTTAATCCACACGGTCTGTTGCTATGCAGACTTCACAAGATTAACTCATCTGTTCTGTAACTGGGCAGACCAGCATCACGCGTCCAATCACAATAATCCCTGTCAGAAAAATACTTCTGCTCGACAAATGGAGTTTCAGCCGCTTTTGGTCTCCGGGTAAGTTTGTGACAGCGCACCAATCAGAATAGACGTCGGCTTTGTAGTCAGGCAGACATAGCAGAGTCGTCCAATCACAAAAAGACCAGAGGGGATTTTAGCAGTAGCTTGTGTCAggtactttgtttttctttttaaaataatgactttAATCAGCTGATCACCATCgatcagctgtttgtgttgaaacgcgtctgaaaacaggtgaacatcTGTTACAGCTCATGCTAATGCTACTGCTAGGACAGAGCCAACAGCTAGGCTAGTCAACTAGCATCTCGGGTTAGCAGCTAGCTTCTAGCTTCCCGGTAAAAGGTCGAGTTAACGAGTTCTCCGGTAGAACCGGTTCTCTCCGTCTCGAACCCGCGGGCTCGTCTTCCTTTGTCGAAGCCCGCTGACGTGTCGTGGTGCCGGTGTGTGCAGCTAATGCAGCGGGCGCGTGTGGTTTGTTCGCGGGGCTCTGACATGTTGTCGTGTCGGTGTGTTCATAGTAAATGTCAGACACATGACCACCGGCGCTGGAGACACACCGGACACACACCAGCCGTCAGGCGGAACACACACCGGCCCCGCGGTCACAGCACAGCCGCTGACGCGTTCACATCTCCGGGTAACTGCAGCAGTGAGTGGAGCCGGTAGCGGGCTGTGTTCGGCTCCCCTCGAACACGCCTCCCGCCCCGCTACAAACGGGAACGTTTAACGGCACCGTGACAGCCGCCATGTGTCACTACCCGGCAGCCATAGGGCCTGTTTCGTAAACCCGCTGAACCATATGAACCATGTGAGGCTCCGGTagatctgctgctgcaccgGGACAGAGGCGGGAGAGACCCGGCGCTCAGGGTGTCTGTCTGGGGTCAACTGACACACAGAGTCCCGGTTCGTCCCCGGTTCATCTGACACACTGACCCTTCCATTCACGTGTCCACTTGAAGTGACAGATTCCTTCTGTCTTAGTAAATCTACTAAAAGAGATCACGGGCCCTTAAACTGTTCTTATACAGGAGCCCAAACAGAGAGCGGCCCCTGAATCAATCCATCTACAGAGGAGGTGacttagttagttagttagttagttagttagtacGCTGGGTAGtcggtcagtcagtcagtaacTAGCTGACCGACTACCTAACATACTACCCAATGTACTGACTGACTAACTTACTAACTAGTCAGTAAGTTTTAAGGTCAAGACTGTACTAACTGACCAATGTACTAACTTACTGACTATCTACCCAATGTACCGACTAACGAACTTACTAACCAACcctctatgtaaagtgccttgagataatgtatattatgatttggcgcgatacaaataaaattgaattgaattagtTTGTTAGTACTTAGTTAGTCAGTCAGTTAGTTAGTTTGGTAAGTTAGTCTGTCACTTACTATGTTAGTCAGTTACTACTTTAGTTATTCAGTTAGGTAGGTAGTTAGTCAGTTACTACGTTAGTTATTCAGTTAGGTAGGTAGTTAGTCAGTTACTATGTTAGTTATTCAGTTAGGTAGGTAGTTAGTCAGTTACTATGTTAGTTGTTCAGTTAGGTAGGTAGTTAGTCAGTTACTATGTTAGTTGTTCAGTTAGGTAGTTAGTAAGTTAGTTTAAGTTACGAACTACCTTATTGAATAACTAACATAGTAACTGACAGACTAACTTACCAAACCAACTAACTTACCAACTGACTACGTAACCTACGTAAGTTAGTTAGGTCGTTAGTAAGTTAGTCTGTCTGTTACTATGTAAGTTATTCAGTTTGGTAAGTTAGTCTGTAAGTTACTACGTTAGTTATTCAGTTAGGTAGGTAGTTAGTCAGTTACTATGTTAGTTATTCAGTTAGGTAGTTAGTAATTTAGTTAGTCAGTTACTATGTTAGTTATTCAGTTAGGTAGTTAGTCAGTTAGTTAGTCAGTTACTACTTTAAACTCTTCATAGAGGTGGAGGCTCTGGGTCTGTTCAGTAACATATaccatctatatatatataatctatagatggtatatatatatatatatatatatatatatatatatactgtactattattcttatatactgtctagcaataacattaccatcatatcatcagtactattaccatcatattgccactgcactacttgtctgcctattcatcttgtgtttctgtttttgttctttctacctcaatgttttgttttgttctattgtattgtgttttgttgtgttctgatacacgagctgctatgacgacttcATTTCCCTCcagggatgaataaagtaatctatctatctatctatattccATGCTGGGAATTATTGTTATATCCAGTTGACCAATCAGATTGAAACATACCAGGTgtctcaggataaaaaaaatcaaattttattaaGATAATACAATCTTAACAATAATTATTCATCTTAATTgattaaactttaatttgtcaaCAGCCACCCATTTACATTAGaatcatataaaaacaaatacagtgcgAGGATCTGTCGTCTTTGAGCTCGACAGCTGTCAACGTGTCACGATAAGACTGGCCTGCAGGAAGAACTCTCTGTGTTCCACGTGTTGTTTATGTCACAGgtgcttgtttttgtgttattgttgaaTGAGTTGAAATCAACCATCGACTCCCTCGATTGTTTGAGTCATGGATGTGGTGTCTGTTGTTCTAGATTCAAGGTTAGTTACTCCGTTTCCTGAGCTTTCAACCACGTCAGTATAAACAGGTTGGTGTTATAAATAATAGTATTTAGGAAtagtaatgtgtgtttttttttctatctgtcTCCAGATGTTGGTTCTCAGCATCGGTTAGTTGGTCCAGATGTCAGAGGACCAGCGGCACCAGCGGGCCGAAGCCTCCCGGCGGGGGGAGGTCGGTCTGGAGGCGGGGGAGGGTGACACAGAGCCCAGCATGTTGCAGCagagactgaaaaacaacatcTCGTAAGTCAGCTCTcagtgactgtaaataaagatggacgacctgtCTCGGCTTTCTCCTACCGTTCAGATGTGAAGGGTTAGGAGGGGGCAAGGTTTATGAACCAGCagccagggggcgatccaggtgatttggcttcactttgggagccattatgtcatccatctttattcaatAATTCAAATACAAAACTTTAAATCAGCTCCTCAATCACAACCTTTAATCTGctggagtgtgtttgtgataaGAAAAGATAATTAGACAccagtaaagtaataataagtaaacaTACAATCCTTATTAAATGTAAGGAGATATTTAAACTATGAATGGAATAGAAATAATATTCACAGCATATACAAATTATATACGATGAAACAGATTGCACACAGAATTTgatatcagtttgtgtgtgtgagatcagtgtgtgtgatcagaatcagaatacctttattgtcccacaaatgGGGAAATTactttgtcacagcagcaacaggacagttgtgttttttaaaaaacaataacaatagtggaaaataaacaagataattTCAAGGTtagaaaatagaatagaaagaaTATACTGCTATATACATATGAACATATTCAGTGTGCAATGAATTTACAAAAAGACAGTGTGGTAGTGTATTAGCTGgtgataatgaataataaatattgatatttggATATGGATATTTATAAAAACTGTATGCAGATGTATGCTACTGGGAGCAGTGATTGAAAAgcctgacagcagcagggaggaaggACCTTCGAtacctctccttcacacacttgTGGTGTATCACTGctgctgaaggagctgcccagTGCTGTGAGAGTGACCTGTAGGGGGTGGGACTCCTGCACCAGCAGCGAtgacagcttgtgtgtgtgtgtgtgtgtgtgcgtgcagggtCAGTGTGTGATCAGtttgtggtcagtgtgtgtgtgtgtgtgtgtggtcagtgtgtgtgtgtggtcagtgtgtgatcagtgtgtgtgtgtgtgtgtgtggtcagtgtgtgatcagtgtgttctctctctcacagaaaGAGCGTTCAGACCAAAGTGGATGAGATCCTGGTAAGAACCACAGCCAAAGTTCTCATGTCCTGTTGAAAGAATCGTGGACGTCCCCTCAGTGCtcagctgttttctgttttttttcaacagcAAGATGTCCAGCGTTTCTCTGACAACGACAAGCTGTACCTGTACCTCCAGCTGCCCTCAGGACCCAGCTCCGGAGACAAGAGGTCAGTGCTGCACAGTGTTGATCACCAAACATAGTTCCACTGGAACCCTAACCCAGAGGTGTTgagttgtgttctgtgtgtgtgtgtgtgtatgtgtagtgtTGGTGACTCCAGCTCGTTCAACACAGCCGACCAGCTTCACACCTGTAACTGGATCCGCAGTCACCTGGAGGAGCACTCAGACACCTGCCTTCCCAAACAGGACGTCTATGAGACATACAAGTCAGAAAACACACGCCAACACACAGAGTACGTTTTCTCAAGTGGTTGTTGGGTAATGTGACCTCTGACTCCTCCCCCTCTGTTGTTCTCTAGGAGATACTGTGAGAACCTGCAGCATCGACCTCTGAGCGCCGCCAACTTCGGGAAGATCATCAGAGACATTTTCCCCAACATCAAGGCCCGACGGCTCGGGGGCAGAGGACAATCCAAATATCCTTCCACCTGCTGAAGGGGCCCAATGATGTCACAGAtgcacagtgatgtcacagatgCACGGTGATGTCACAGAcgcacagtgatgtcacagacatACAGTGACGTCAGACgcacagtgatgtcacattGATATCACAGACGCGCAGTGACGTCAGACAGACGTCAGACGCACAGTGACGTCACAGACATACAGTGATGTCACATTGatatcacagtgatgtcacattGATTTCATAGTGacgtcacagacacacacagatgtcacAGACatacagtgatgtcacagatgcacagtgatgtcacagacatacagtgatgtcacagatgcacagtgatgtcacagacatacagtgatgtcacactgaAATCACAGACGCACAGTGATGTCAGACTCACAGTGATATCACAGTGATGTCAGAtgcacagtgatgtcacagtgatgtcagacaatcagtgatgtcacagtgaggATATTTAATGGGCAGGTTGAGAAGCTTCAGTGTGATTGTGACCCAGCATTAAAACAGTCAGTTAACTGTGATGAGGTCAGACTTTGTGAGGGTTGCTGGTTGAATTCCCTGACCTGCCTGGCTCATACATACTGTTACAGCGGCATCAGGAGGAAGACTGTGCTCAACATGCCTTTGCTGCCAAACCTGGATCTGAAGAATGACccggtacacacacacacacacacacactgttccccAAACAATATTCAGTTATAGTAACAGTGCCACCTGTTGGAGTATGGGCGAGTTGCACAATCCTTGCTGTTGTAATGATGTTTTGATATGAGAATAGTTTTCGTTAGAGTTTCAGCTGACTCCTTCCTGTTCGTCTGCAGGCGGAGCTGACGGAGCTCGTTCAGACctacaaacaggaagtgacagaggCTGCATGTGAGCTGATCTGTGATTGGGCGCAGAAGATCCTGAAGCGTTCCTTCGACACAGTGGTGGAGGTCGCTCGTTATCTGATCCAGGAGCACATTGTAAACCCTCGCTGCAGCCAGGCGGAGTTGGTCACCTCCGCAGCGCTCGCAGGTCAGTTGGAGTCCACGTCTCATGTTTCCAGGTTGTCCATCTGTCCTGATTGCCTCCTGTATCTGTCCGTCCGCAGGAGGTCCAGCCAAACCACATAAGGTCATCAAGAAAGCTCTGGTTGTTTCTAAAGCTGAGTCAGACGGAGTTGCAGATCAGAAGGTGCTCACACGTGTTTCGGGTTAGTCACTGTTCAGTCgttgtctctgctgctcaccacttcctgtctgaATGCAGAAGGAGCCTGGAGAATTGTCCTCACTGAAGCTGCCGTCTGGAGACAAATCAGCCACCACCAAGCCCTCCTCCCTGGACACTCcgcctcctccttcttcctcctcctcttcctgtctgcGCCCTGCGGTAAGTTAACACCTCCTTGTACCTGCACCTCTGTCCGACcatttgtcttttcattatTGATCAATAAACAATCAATAGATGAAGttaactgattgattgattttgcaGGTGGAGGCGTTCATGAAGCAGTTACCCAGAATCCTCCCCCGTAGCTCAATCCCTGATAAAACCCAGCTCTCTGTCCGCTCGTCTCCGCCCTCTCTGGCGCCAAAAGACGCCTCGGGAGTTGGAGGAGCATCTGGACCTGGAGGCCcggctgctgccgctgctgccaGCGGTGGTGGAGTTAAGGtcattgccatggcaacaggtggCCCTGTTCCGGTGATGATCTTGCCTCAGGGCTGCCTGTCCTATGAAAGAGAGAAGGTCGCCCCACCCCCAacacctccacttcctccacagAACCCCCTAGCAGCCCCAACCTCTGTGGTCCAGAAAGCTCGAGGGAATGTCACCAAGCGCCCCCTGGAGGTGGTGATGTCAGCTGGTGCATCAGGCGTCTGTGGTGGCTCTGCTGCCAACGCTCATCCAGTGAAACGGAAACGTGGCCGACCAAGAAAACCTCGGCCTGAGGACACGCTGcttgctcttcctcctccaacttctgctgctcttcctcctcagcccccaccctctgcccctccctcccaccctcctATCATCACCTCCCTGACCGGTGGCGTCATCCAGAAAGCatgctcttcctcttcttcctcgcAGCCAGTATTAGGGCTGGTGATCCAGGATCAGCCTGGCCTTGTTGTGAGTCAGCTGCCGGCGGTGTCAGAGCACCGTGGCGTGGTGGTACAGTGTCAGCCGGGTGGGGTGTCTGAGCCAGAACGCCACAGTcgaccgctgctgctgctccagactCCAGGGAACCCTAGCTGGGAGCTGGCAGCATCAGGACGtacaccgatggtggaggtgatCCAGAAAGCTCCAAGACCAAGCAATAACAACAGCAGTGCCCTCGCTCCTCTCCCTGCAGCCCACcttccccctccccttcccatgCCCATGCTACACGAGGAGCGGGGGGAGGTGGAAATAATGTTGACGCCGGTGGAGCTGCACGTCAACCCGCCGTTGCCTCTCCacagctcttcctcctctgcggCTCCCGCCTCCTCACCGTCTATCTCCTCCTCCATGGGGGGGAGGGgccaggaggaggaaggggtgCGACGAGAGACCAGCACCTCctcaaagagagagggacattagaccctccctcttttctttttatcagctCTCACTACGCTTTACCTCACCTGCAACTTTGCCGTGCCCCCTGacctctcctcttccttatTGGTGGAAATCCCAGATTGGTGACAGCAGAGAGCCAATGAGGATAGATGAAGCCAAACCCTCgacacactttgttttcattgcacTGTAAACATATGCTGTTAGAAACCTGTGatactgcgtgtgtgtgtgtgtgtgtgtgtgtgtgtgtgtgtgtgtgtgtgtgtgtgtgtgtgtgtctttgtgagtgtgagtgtgtgtgtgtgtgtgtgtgtgagtctgtgtgtgagtctgtgtgtgtgtttgtgagtgtgagtgtgagtgtgtgtgtgtgtgtgtgtgtgtgtgtgtgtgtgtgttcgtcctCCCTGCCTCCTTATCCTCATTCTCTAAACTTCCTGTTTAAGGCCGTCTGCTGCTTCAGATCAATGGATTTATAGAACAGAAGAGACGTGTGTTCAGTATTGGATCCGACTGTAGGTGGCGTCGGTGTCGTGCAGTAGTAACTACGGGTTAGAGCCTGTTCAGGGTTCTTTGTggtgaaagaaatgaaatggaTCTTCAGCTCAGTTCATTTGATGTTCTCAGCTGCAGAGTTTGTCTAATGTCTCCAAGTTCAGGGCAATAAAACGTGTTCGTACACGTATAGTGAGTGGATAGACATTGCGGGACGTGAGGACGAGAAGAAGTGAGAACATGATGATGAGGGGTGAGAGGATGAAAAACGTGCAGCAACAGAAAAGTTGGAGGTTTGACTTAATGCGACTCAAGCTCAACTATGAATcaggtgtgtggggggggtttaATTTCATAAAATTTGAATCGGTTCaatgaaataatttattttaaatatatttaaaacaaaaggtTGCCACGTTTGTCATTAATGTGGAGGCGTGTTTTACCGACTCATCTGTGATTGGTTGGGCTAAGAAtcatttaaatcagattttctttaattcattatttaaaatttcGGGTTCTCAGATATAAGTTTTGAAGTTTATTGGATCTAAACTGGgtattttagttttctgtttaaTGACTTGTTCTTCAACGTTTTGTtaatcttttacattttttatgatttcCAACAGTTGAGCGAATTAATAGATTAAGTCCGAAACAACAAAGGAATACTTGGAAGATCAGAGCGAGACTTGACGCCAAATATTTAACGTCAAACAATGTTCAAGACATTAGCACTTCATTTACGACACTCCTCCAGCAGAGGTCGCTGTGATGCAGTGGAACACTGTTCACATGCTCATCTTCCGCAGGACAGCGATGGAAAAACCTCTGAACTCAAACCAGTGTTAGAAATAAATTGTTCTTTTTATCAAAAAACACGATGTAATGAAATCGTACTTTTACTCCAGaaacttttttcagtttaaaattatttctttaaaaacttaaaCAGACTTAAAATTGATCGATAGATTATCAGAAAATTAACAtttgacaaaaacatgtttattttggaGCAAAGTTCTAAGAATTTGAACATGAACATTGAATAAATTAAtcattgttattgtttattACAGATTCATATTGATCTCAGTAGTTTATTATTCTGATAAATCAAAAGTTAGATTTTtaagaaaatggtgaaaaacaaattcatcatttatatcattattttatctttttctgtttttgtattttcaaatcTGTCTCCAGTTAATTAATCGATCGTTTCAATTCTGAACAAAAAGCAGGATCTTAAAATTAAAGTgaatttcagaataaaatcatGCGTTGatttagaaaacaaacatgttcctgctcttcctcttctctggaGTCAGAGGAGTTTGTTTCGTACTATGATGTTTGTTCTTAACGTTGCAAAACCGCCAATCTTCAGTGCTCGCCATCTCTGCACTCTTCTCGtcctgtaaacaaaacaaagaacaaaatgttttggttAGCGTTCGCAAATCGAGGTGTTAttacagctgctgtgtgtgtgtgtgtgtgtgtgtttccctctgtcCTGTGACGTTGAGAGCTTCAGGTCAGTTCAAGTGAAAAGACTTAAAATCCTTGTTGCATGATGTGAAAATGAGTTTTAGTG from the Paralichthys olivaceus isolate ysfri-2021 chromosome 20, ASM2471397v2, whole genome shotgun sequence genome contains:
- the rfx5 gene encoding DNA-binding protein RFX5, whose amino-acid sequence is MSEDQRHQRAEASRRGEVGLEAGEGDTEPSMLQQRLKNNISKSVQTKVDEILQDVQRFSDNDKLYLYLQLPSGPSSGDKSVGDSSSFNTADQLHTCNWIRSHLEEHSDTCLPKQDVYETYKRYCENLQHRPLSAANFGKIIRDIFPNIKARRLGGRGQSKYCYSGIRRKTVLNMPLLPNLDLKNDPAELTELVQTYKQEVTEAACELICDWAQKILKRSFDTVVEVARYLIQEHIVNPRCSQAELVTSAALAGGPAKPHKVIKKALVVSKAESDGVADQKKEPGELSSLKLPSGDKSATTKPSSLDTPPPPSSSSSSCLRPAVEAFMKQLPRILPRSSIPDKTQLSVRSSPPSLAPKDASGVGGASGPGGPAAAAAASGGGVKVIAMATGGPVPVMILPQGCLSYEREKVAPPPTPPLPPQNPLAAPTSVVQKARGNVTKRPLEVVMSAGASGVCGGSAANAHPVKRKRGRPRKPRPEDTLLALPPPTSAALPPQPPPSAPPSHPPIITSLTGGVIQKACSSSSSSQPVLGLVIQDQPGLVVSQLPAVSEHRGVVVQCQPGGVSEPERHSRPLLLLQTPGNPSWELAASGRTPMVEVIQKAPRPSNNNSSALAPLPAAHLPPPLPMPMLHEERGEVEIMLTPVELHVNPPLPLHSSSSSAAPASSPSISSSMGGRGQEEEGVRRETSTSSKREGH